AGGCGCATTGCCATCGGGCGCCAGCGCCTTCCAAACCGATGGGTAACCCCACCATGACGCCGTGGTCGAGGGCGAATCGTCTGGTTTGGCGGGGCAGGTGCGGCCACAACCCAGGGACCCCGCCATTCCGTTGCCTGGATCTTATTTGGGCAACCACCATTCCACCACCACTTCACACTTTTTTATGCGTCACCTCACTTTCTCCGACATCGACACCGACACAGTCATTGTCGATTTCATCACCTGATTTTCGCTCCGGTGTCGTCTCCTGCGTCCCCGAGCCTTGGTCAATTCGACTCATCTTGACTCGTTACCGACCCTATTTCTTCCTCGACCTCCCCAGCGATCGTTCCGCGCCTCGAGTAGAGATACCCCGCCAAAAAATCTACTCTCTTTCGAAGCAACaacttcatcatggctgacGCCCCTACCGAGCAGCCTaccgctcctcctcccgctgaggagaaggcccccgccgccgagggtggtgagggtggtgaggCCGGTCCCTCCAAGAAGGCGCTGAAGAaggctgaggccaaggccaagaaggaggccgagaaggcccGCCGAGCTGCTGAGCACGAGGCCAGGCAGGCCGCCGCAAAGGCCGCCGCTGGCAACACTGAGGATCTCGCCAAGGACAACTATGGCGATTCCACCCACCTCACCAAGATCGACGCCGAGCGAATCAAGCTCCGAAACCTTGGTGATGAGCACCTGggcaagaccatcaagcTCCGTGCCTGGATCCAAAATGCCCGTATGCAAGGCGCAAAGATGGCCTTTGTCGAACTCCGTGAGGAGCGTGACTGGGCCATTCAGGGTGTTGTCGCGGCCAGCCCCGAGGGCACACCTGTCTCCAAGCAGATGGTCAAGTGGATTGGTAGTCTGAACCTTGAGGGCTATGTTCttgtcgaggccaaggtggAGAAGCCCCTTGAGCCAGTCAAGAGTGTCAAGGTTTCCAACTACGAGCTGCACCTCACCAAGTGCTATGTCATCAGCCCCGGTCCCCAGGTCCTGGGTATGGGTCTTGCCGTTGCCAACAGGCCCGTCACCAActtcgacgatgaggatgccgGCGGTCCTGTCGAGGAAGTCAAGGACGGCGTCGACAACCTGAGCCTCGAGAACGTCCCTGGTGCTAGCATGGCTACCCATCTCAACAACCCCGTCATGCACAAGCGAGCTCCCGTCCAGCAGGCCATTGCCGATGTGCGTATGACTGTGCGCAAGCTGTTTTCCGAGTACCTCGAGGCGAGAGACTTTGTTCAGTTCGAGCCCCCTTGCCTGATCGGAGCCGCTTCTGAGGGAGGATCCAACGTATTTGGCATGCCCTACTTTGATAAGCAGGCTTTCCTGGCCCAATCGCCCCAGTTCTACAAGCAATATGAGATTGCTGGTGGTCGAAAGCGGGTCTTCTGCATTGGCCCCGTGTTCCGAGCTGAGAACTCCAACACTCCCAGACACATGACCGAGGTAAGTTGATACCGAGATCCGAGCTTGAGATTGAATGCAGATGCTGATCGACTGCTCTAGTTCACCGGTCTCGatctggagatggagattgaGGATCACTACCACGAGGTCCGCGAGATGCTGGAGGGCGTCCTTCTATACATTTTCCGAGGTCTCAAGGAGCGATGCGCCGAACAGATCGCCCTCGTCCGAACCGTGTATCCCTCGGAGGACTTCCTTCTTCCTGAGCCCGGCAAGGAGGTTCGTCTTACTTTTGCTGAGGGTCAGGCGCTCCTTCGTGCA
The window above is part of the Fusarium falciforme chromosome 3, complete sequence genome. Proteins encoded here:
- a CDS encoding Aspartate--tRNA ligase, whose translation is MADAPTEQPTAPPPAEEKAPAAEGGEGGEAGPSKKALKKAEAKAKKEAEKARRAAEHEARQAAAKAAAGNTEDLAKDNYGDSTHLTKIDAERIKLRNLGDEHLGKTIKLRAWIQNARMQGAKMAFVELREERDWAIQGVVAASPEGTPVSKQMVKWIGSLNLEGYVLVEAKVEKPLEPVKSVKVSNYELHLTKCYVISPGPQVLGMGLAVANRPVTNFDDEDAGGPVEEVKDGVDNLSLENVPGASMATHLNNPVMHKRAPVQQAIADVRMTVRKLFSEYLEARDFVQFEPPCLIGAASEGGSNVFGMPYFDKQAFLAQSPQFYKQYEIAGGRKRVFCIGPVFRAENSNTPRHMTEFTGLDLEMEIEDHYHEVREMLEGVLLYIFRGLKERCAEQIALVRTVYPSEDFLLPEPGKEVRLTFAEGQALLRAEGPEEYRNVSDDEDMSTPQEKALGALIKEKYNTDFYVLDKFPEGARPFYALEDPENPKVTNAYDFFMRGQEILSGGQRVHVPETLEARIRKKGIDPTSQGIKEYVDIFRSAGVPPHGGGGIGLDRVVAWYLNLPSVHLASYYPRTPKRLLP